The Jannaschia sp. M317 DNA segment CCTTCATGCCAGTCGGCACCGCCGCCACGGTCAAGGCAATGCTGCCGGGATCGGTGCGCGAAACCGGGGCCGATATCCTGTTGGGCAATACCTATCACCTGATGCTGCGGCCGACGGCGGAACGGATCGACCGGCTGGGCGGGTTGCATCAGTTCATGAACTGGGATCGCCCCATTCTGACGGATTCGGGTGGATTTCAGGTCATGAGCCTGGGCGCGCTGCGCAAGTTGACCGAAGACGGGGTGACCTTCAAAAGCCATATCGACGGGTCGAAACACAGCCTTACGCCCGAGCGCTCGATGGAGATTCAGCAATTGCTGGGGTCCGACATCGTGATGTGTTTCGATGAATGTCCCGCCCTTCCGGCCGACCGGGACCGCATTGCCGAATCGATGCGCCTGTCGATGCGCTGGGCCGCGCGGTCCAGGGACGCCTTTGGCGACCGGCCCGGGCACGCGCTGTTCGGGATCCAACAGGGCGGGCTGGAACAGGATTTGCGCGCCGAAAGCGCCGAAGCCCTGCGCGGCATCGGATTCGATGGCTACGCGATTGGCGGGTTGGCCGTGGGCGAGGGGCAGGAGGCGATGTTCGACGTCCTCGACTATGCGCCCGACCAGCTGCCGACGGACAAGCCTCGCTATCTCATGGGGGTGGGCAAGCCCGACGACATCGTGGGGGCGGTGGCGCGGGGCGTCGACATGATGGATTGCGTCCTGCCGTCGCGGTCCGGGCGCACGGGCCAGGCCTGGACCCGGCGCGGACAGGTCAACATCCGCAATGCGCGCCACGCAGACGATCCGCGTCCGCTGGACGAAACCTGCACCTGTCCCGCCTGTCGTGGCTATTCGCGTGCTTACCTGCACCACGTCACACGCGCCAAGGAGATGATCGCGGGGATGCTGCTGACTTGGCACAACCTGCATTATTTTCAGGAAATCATGCAGGGCATGCGCGACGCCATCGAAGCGGGGACCTTTGCCGATTGGCAGGCCGCATTCCATGCGCAAAGGGCCGATGGAGATATCGACCGGCTTTAGTCGGGGCGGGGGCCTCAGCCGCGGGCGCGTCGCAGCAGGGCACCGAGACCGCGCTTGGGTGGGTCCTGCCGGGCGGCGGCGGGCGCGAAGAACCGATGGAAATCCTCGGTCCCGATTCCGCAGCCGAGCCCGGTCTGCAACAATTTGAACGACCCGCCATCGTTGAGTTCCACCACCACGGGCCCGTCCGGCGTCAGGGCCACGTCCATCGTCTGATATTTCAGCGGGGCAAACAGACGCGCCGCGCGGGACACGACGTCGTGCAGATGGTCCCAGTCCGGCAGGTCCAGACCCATCAGGCCCGGCACTTCGGGATGATCGGCGAGGTATTCCAGCTCCGACCCGCCATCGCGGGCGATGCGGATGACGCGACCGCTGTCGATGTCGATGCCGCAGGCCAGATTGCCAGCGCGCCAGAAGTTGTCGGCGATGTTGCGGCCCTGGGGCAGTTTGATCACGGCA contains these protein-coding regions:
- the tgt gene encoding tRNA guanosine(34) transglycosylase Tgt, with the protein product MDKSFSFAVSATDGKARRGTIHTPRGEIRTPAFMPVGTAATVKAMLPGSVRETGADILLGNTYHLMLRPTAERIDRLGGLHQFMNWDRPILTDSGGFQVMSLGALRKLTEDGVTFKSHIDGSKHSLTPERSMEIQQLLGSDIVMCFDECPALPADRDRIAESMRLSMRWAARSRDAFGDRPGHALFGIQQGGLEQDLRAESAEALRGIGFDGYAIGGLAVGEGQEAMFDVLDYAPDQLPTDKPRYLMGVGKPDDIVGAVARGVDMMDCVLPSRSGRTGQAWTRRGQVNIRNARHADDPRPLDETCTCPACRGYSRAYLHHVTRAKEMIAGMLLTWHNLHYFQEIMQGMRDAIEAGTFADWQAAFHAQRADGDIDRL